From Brassica oleracea var. oleracea cultivar TO1000 chromosome C3, BOL, whole genome shotgun sequence, a single genomic window includes:
- the LOC106330444 gene encoding charged multivesicular body protein 5-like yields MADISFVVVYLEVVPPIGFVLFLVSLLSPNRSAMSCINKRGESVEDKIKKLGVELCKYREHIQKTRSGPVQQALKARAMRLLKQKKMYEGQRDMLYNQTFNLDQVSFAAEGLKVAQQTVIYASSSAMGISVCEQFRVLVTIISRDATS; encoded by the exons ATGGCAGATATTAGCTTTGTGGTGGTGTATCTAGAAGTCGTGCCTCCGATCGGGTTCGTCCTCTTTCTCGTTTCCCTCTTATCTCCAAATCGTTCTGCAATGTCCTGT ATAAATAAAAGAGGAGAATCAGTGGAAGATAAGATTAAAAAGCTTGGTGTTGAGCTTTGCAAATACAGAGAGCATATTCAAAAGACACGATCTGGTCCTGTTCAACAAGCTCTCAAAGCTCGTGCTATGAGGCTTCTCAAGCAGAAGAAAAT GTATGAAGGACAACGCGACATGCTTTATAATCAGACATTCAATCTCGATCAAGTCTCTTTCGCTGCTGAAGGTCTCAAAGTTGCTCAACAAACT GTCATATATGCGAGCTCGTCTGCCATGGGGATCTCCGTCTGTGAACAATTCAGAGTTTTGGTCACCATCATCAGCAGGGACGCAACTTCTTAA